A genomic window from Aquabacterium sp. OR-4 includes:
- a CDS encoding TonB-dependent receptor plug domain-containing protein — translation MNPALTHRPQRLSLAVAAALGSLSALWTPPLAAQASASAAPADERVVIVGSRRAAPVSTALDTTVPVDLYSLGRTAESGGQFDLAQSLQYLSPSFNSTRQTGADGADLVDSAALRGLGSDQTLVLVNGKRRHTVALVNLFGARNRGNTGTDMNALPLLAIDNLQVLRDGAAAQYGSDAIAGVINVALKKRVGCEGVAAAGQYSAGDGRNGLVSAYCGWKLGAGTLAITGEWQDRGRSNRAEADSPRTIGDSQVRNQTLYLNGEWPTGGDARLYTTLGLQQRRASSAAWARGGVGSDDIPSRNSAAMYPDGFVPYINADIDDRWGTLGWKAGVGGGWTLDLSQTHGFNEMRYDISRTLNASIANLDLLNGGAGLSPSRFDAGGFSFRQDTSNLDVSRYFDGVLGGTNLAFGAEYRREQYRIVAGEAGSYNDVDGVGFGGNAGSQGFPGFQPGDATRKRRSSRALYLELESTPTAALTTQAALRHERYSDFGATTTGKLAGAWKLGPAALLRGSASSGFRAPSLQQVFFSSTFTDFINGNPMDVVLAPNGGAVANAAGIPKLKQERSKHFTLGGSLKPAPGWTFTADLYHIDIRDRIVLSGRFDDSNYPALGSLLASLGVGQAQFFVNSVDTRTQGIDLTAAHTLKLAGGQLDTRLALNKGRTRVTGVHAPASLVGFEDVLLSERERLFIEQGAPSLKATLGFEYQQGAWTTDFKIIHFGSQTLGTFSGTAAGVPNARYAPRTSADLSVSTALAKNVRITVGGNNIFNVKPSTQDANETDNGFKYDSVQFGLSGASYFAKLHVMF, via the coding sequence ATGAATCCTGCCCTGACCCACCGCCCGCAGCGCCTGTCGCTGGCCGTGGCTGCCGCGCTTGGCAGCCTGTCCGCCCTGTGGACGCCGCCGCTGGCGGCCCAGGCGAGCGCCTCGGCCGCGCCCGCCGACGAACGTGTGGTCATCGTCGGCTCGCGCCGCGCCGCGCCGGTGAGCACCGCGCTCGACACCACGGTGCCGGTCGATCTGTACTCGCTCGGCCGCACCGCCGAGAGCGGCGGCCAGTTCGACCTGGCGCAGTCGCTGCAGTACCTGTCGCCCTCGTTCAACTCCACCCGCCAGACCGGCGCCGACGGGGCCGACCTGGTCGACTCGGCCGCGCTGCGCGGCCTGGGCAGCGACCAGACCCTGGTGCTGGTGAACGGCAAGCGGCGCCACACGGTGGCCCTGGTCAACCTGTTTGGCGCGCGCAACCGTGGCAACACCGGCACCGACATGAATGCGCTGCCGCTGCTGGCCATCGACAACCTGCAGGTGCTGCGCGACGGCGCGGCGGCGCAGTACGGCTCGGACGCGATTGCCGGCGTCATCAACGTGGCGCTGAAAAAACGCGTGGGCTGCGAAGGCGTGGCCGCCGCCGGCCAGTACAGCGCGGGCGATGGCCGCAACGGCCTGGTCTCGGCCTACTGCGGCTGGAAGCTGGGCGCCGGCACGCTGGCCATCACCGGCGAGTGGCAGGACCGCGGCCGCTCGAACCGCGCCGAGGCCGACAGCCCGCGCACCATCGGCGACAGCCAGGTGCGCAACCAGACGCTCTACCTCAACGGCGAATGGCCCACCGGCGGCGATGCCCGGCTGTACACCACGCTGGGCCTGCAGCAGCGGCGCGCCTCGTCGGCGGCCTGGGCGCGTGGCGGTGTGGGCAGCGACGACATCCCGTCGCGCAACTCGGCGGCCATGTACCCCGACGGCTTCGTGCCCTACATCAACGCCGACATCGACGACCGCTGGGGCACGCTGGGCTGGAAGGCCGGCGTTGGCGGCGGCTGGACGCTGGACCTGTCGCAGACCCATGGCTTCAACGAGATGCGCTACGACATCAGCCGCACGCTGAACGCGTCGATCGCCAACCTCGACCTGCTCAACGGCGGCGCCGGCCTGAGCCCCAGCCGCTTTGATGCCGGCGGCTTCTCGTTCCGCCAGGACACCAGCAACCTCGACGTGTCGCGCTACTTTGATGGCGTGCTGGGCGGCACCAACCTGGCCTTCGGCGCCGAGTACCGGCGCGAGCAGTACCGCATCGTGGCCGGCGAGGCGGGCTCGTACAACGATGTGGATGGCGTGGGCTTTGGCGGCAACGCCGGCAGCCAGGGCTTCCCGGGCTTCCAGCCGGGCGATGCCACGCGCAAGCGCCGCTCCAGCCGGGCGCTCTACCTCGAGCTGGAAAGCACGCCCACGGCGGCCCTGACCACCCAGGCCGCGCTGCGCCACGAGCGCTACTCCGACTTTGGCGCCACCACCACCGGCAAGCTGGCCGGCGCCTGGAAGCTCGGCCCGGCGGCGCTGCTGCGCGGCTCGGCCAGTTCGGGCTTTCGCGCGCCCAGCCTGCAGCAGGTGTTCTTCTCGTCCACCTTCACCGACTTCATCAACGGCAACCCGATGGACGTGGTGCTGGCGCCCAATGGCGGCGCGGTGGCCAATGCCGCCGGCATCCCCAAGCTCAAGCAGGAGCGCAGCAAGCACTTCACGCTGGGGGGCAGCCTGAAGCCGGCGCCGGGCTGGACCTTCACCGCCGACCTGTACCACATCGACATCCGCGACCGCATCGTGCTGTCGGGCCGCTTCGACGACAGCAACTACCCGGCGCTCGGCAGCCTGCTGGCCTCACTCGGCGTGGGCCAGGCGCAGTTCTTCGTCAACTCGGTCGATACGCGCACCCAGGGCATCGACCTGACCGCCGCGCACACCCTGAAGCTGGCCGGCGGCCAGCTCGACACCCGGCTGGCGCTGAACAAGGGCCGCACCCGCGTGACCGGCGTGCATGCGCCGGCGTCGCTGGTGGGCTTCGAGGATGTGCTGCTGTCAGAGCGCGAGCGCCTGTTCATCGAGCAGGGTGCACCCAGCCTGAAGGCCACGCTGGGCTTCGAATACCAGCAGGGCGCCTGGACCACCGATTTCAAGATCATCCACTTCGGCAGCCAGACCCTGGGCACCTTCTCGGGCACGGCCGCGGGCGTGCCCAATGCGCGTTATGCGCCGCGCACCTCGGCCGACCTGTCGGTGAGCACCGCGCTGGCCAAGAACGTGCGCATCACGGTGGGCGGCAACAACATCTTCAACGTCAAGCCGTCCACCCAGGACGCCAACGAAACCGACAACGGCTTCAAGTACGACAGCGTGCAGTTCGGGCTGAGCGGCGCGTCCTATTTCGCGAAGCTCCACGTGATGTTTTAG
- a CDS encoding P1 family peptidase: MYPGAITDIAGLAVGHWTSPQRPTGCTVLLCPQGAVAGVDVRGAAPGTRETDLLHPLATLETVHALLLTGGSAFGLDAATGVMRWLEEHGHGVQVGPKPREGSSDRPIRVPIVPAAVLFDLWVGDARIRPDAAAGHAACVAASTAHPAQGSVGAGAGATVGKLFGIHSAMKGGIGTASIKVGAITVAALIAVNAIGDVVDPASGRVIAGARGPDGRTPLDTLAALCDGQLPAHLMDGMATTIGIVATDARLTKAQANKLASMAHDGLARSINPVHTATDGDALFAVATGGSGKPGHLSVLGALAAEVTARAVLNAVRAAHGLAEPDLPSARELGLA, from the coding sequence ATGTACCCAGGCGCCATCACCGACATCGCCGGCCTTGCCGTCGGCCACTGGACCAGCCCGCAGCGCCCCACCGGCTGCACCGTGCTGCTGTGCCCGCAGGGCGCCGTGGCCGGCGTTGACGTGCGCGGCGCCGCCCCCGGCACGCGTGAGACCGATCTGCTGCACCCGCTGGCCACGCTGGAGACCGTGCACGCGCTGCTGCTGACCGGCGGCAGCGCCTTCGGCCTGGATGCCGCCACCGGCGTGATGCGCTGGCTGGAAGAGCACGGCCATGGCGTGCAGGTGGGCCCGAAGCCCCGGGAAGGATCGTCCGACCGGCCGATCCGGGTGCCCATCGTGCCCGCCGCGGTGCTGTTCGACCTGTGGGTGGGCGATGCCCGCATCCGCCCCGATGCCGCCGCCGGCCACGCCGCCTGCGTGGCCGCCAGCACGGCTCACCCGGCCCAGGGCAGCGTGGGTGCCGGCGCCGGCGCCACGGTGGGCAAGCTGTTCGGCATCCACAGCGCGATGAAGGGCGGCATCGGCACCGCGTCGATCAAGGTTGGCGCCATCACCGTGGCCGCGCTGATCGCGGTGAACGCCATCGGCGACGTGGTCGATCCGGCCAGCGGCCGCGTCATCGCCGGTGCGCGCGGGCCCGATGGCCGCACGCCGCTGGACACCCTGGCCGCCCTGTGCGATGGCCAGCTCCCCGCGCACCTGATGGACGGCATGGCCACCACCATCGGCATCGTGGCCACCGATGCCCGGCTCACCAAGGCCCAGGCCAACAAGCTGGCCAGCATGGCCCACGACGGCCTGGCGCGCAGCATCAACCCGGTGCACACCGCCACCGACGGCGATGCCTTGTTCGCCGTGGCCACCGGCGGCAGCGGCAAGCCCGGCCACCTCAGCGTGCTGGGTGCGCTGGCCGCCGAGGTGACAGCCCGCGCAGTGCTGAACGCGGTGCGCGCCGCCCACGGCCTGGCCGAGCCCGATCTGCCCTCGGCGCGCGAGCTCGGCCTGGCCTGA
- a CDS encoding twin-arginine translocation pathway signal: MPALPRRAWIALAASALLSACAGLGPGRTDAQPPIVFVHGNGDSAATWQTTLWRWESQGWPRARLHAVNFANPLARDDDTQAQAGRSGTAEQRDFLAAEVDRVLAATGARQVVLMANSRGGNAIRHCIQSGGCAGKVSHAILGGTPNHGVWANPGFRPNNEFNGAGPFLTALNAPKGPDGQLLPAGAVGVEVTPGLRWMTIRSDNNDKFAQPDGLWIGAKGTPTNVTAEGPALRGADNVVLPGRDHREVSYHAEAFAQAWRFVTGRAPASTAVQPEERVLLDGLATGITAGSPSNQPAPGARVSVYAVDAATGARLGAPLLDKTVAADGRWGPLATDARTALEFVLAVPGLATTHVYRAPFARSSAVVHLRPERLLPADAQAAAAVVNLSRPRGYFGLPRDVVLLDGAPAPGIAPGVAGVSSSKKLLAEPDRPVVAEFRSGPIAERIVGRGWPAKEGHVTLIELHE, encoded by the coding sequence ATGCCCGCCCTGCCCCGCCGCGCCTGGATCGCCCTGGCCGCCAGCGCCCTGCTGTCGGCCTGCGCCGGCCTGGGCCCGGGCCGCACCGACGCGCAGCCGCCCATCGTGTTCGTGCACGGCAATGGCGACTCGGCCGCCACCTGGCAGACCACGCTGTGGCGCTGGGAGAGCCAGGGCTGGCCGCGTGCGCGCCTGCATGCGGTGAACTTTGCCAACCCGCTGGCGCGCGACGACGACACCCAGGCCCAGGCCGGCCGCAGCGGCACGGCCGAGCAGCGCGACTTTCTGGCCGCCGAGGTCGACCGCGTGCTCGCCGCCACCGGGGCCAGGCAGGTGGTGCTGATGGCCAATTCGCGCGGCGGCAACGCCATCCGCCACTGCATCCAGAGCGGCGGCTGCGCCGGCAAGGTGTCGCATGCCATCCTGGGCGGCACGCCCAACCACGGCGTGTGGGCCAACCCCGGTTTCCGGCCGAACAACGAGTTCAATGGCGCCGGCCCGTTCCTGACCGCACTGAACGCGCCCAAGGGCCCCGATGGCCAGCTGCTGCCGGCCGGCGCGGTGGGTGTCGAGGTCACGCCCGGCCTGCGGTGGATGACGATCCGCTCGGACAACAACGACAAGTTCGCGCAGCCCGACGGCCTGTGGATCGGCGCCAAGGGCACGCCAACCAACGTCACCGCCGAGGGCCCGGCGCTGCGCGGCGCCGACAACGTGGTGCTGCCCGGGCGTGATCACCGCGAGGTGAGCTACCACGCCGAAGCCTTTGCGCAGGCCTGGCGCTTCGTCACCGGCCGCGCGCCGGCCAGCACCGCGGTGCAGCCCGAAGAACGGGTGCTGCTCGATGGCCTGGCCACCGGCATCACCGCGGGCAGCCCCAGCAACCAGCCGGCGCCCGGCGCGCGCGTGAGCGTGTACGCGGTGGATGCCGCCACCGGCGCGCGCCTGGGCGCGCCGCTGCTCGACAAGACCGTGGCCGCCGACGGCCGCTGGGGCCCGCTGGCCACCGATGCGCGCACGGCGCTCGAGTTTGTGCTGGCGGTGCCGGGCCTGGCCACCACGCATGTCTACCGCGCGCCGTTTGCGCGCTCGTCGGCCGTGGTGCACCTGCGCCCCGAACGCCTGCTGCCGGCCGACGCCCAGGCCGCTGCGGCGGTGGTCAACCTCAGCCGCCCGCGCGGCTATTTCGGCCTGCCGCGCGACGTGGTGCTGCTGGATGGCGCCCCGGCGCCCGGCATCGCGCCCGGCGTGGCCGGCGTGTCCAGCAGCAAGAAGCTGCTGGCCGAGCCCGACCGGCCGGTGGTGGCCGAGTTTCGTTCGGGGCCGATTGCCGAGCGCATCGTCGGCCGCGGCTGGCCGGCCAAGGAGGGCCATGTGACCCTGATCGAGCTGCACGAATGA
- a CDS encoding pseudouridine synthase: protein MSTHKTKPGKPERLDELLFSQGFGTRRVCAGLIEQGLVRVHDETVTDPGALFAADGLVLEVEGQAWPVQATALVLLNKPAGYECSQKPGAWPSVMLLLPPPLRTRGVQPVGRLDQDTTGALLLTDDGSLIHRLTSPKHHVPKVYEVHTARPVDEAQVKRLREGVVLLDDPVAVHAEGCEIIGPQHLRLTLVQGKYHQVKRMVAAVGNHCEALHRSGFGAIAVPEPPAEADPAPGRWRFVSAAERAALLAAGKGGGKPAPAAG, encoded by the coding sequence ATGAGCACCCACAAGACCAAACCCGGCAAGCCCGAACGCCTGGACGAACTGCTGTTCAGCCAGGGCTTCGGCACACGGCGGGTGTGTGCCGGCCTGATCGAACAAGGCCTGGTGCGGGTGCACGACGAGACGGTCACCGACCCCGGCGCGCTGTTCGCGGCCGATGGCCTGGTGCTCGAGGTCGAGGGCCAGGCCTGGCCGGTGCAGGCCACGGCCCTGGTGCTGCTCAACAAGCCGGCGGGCTACGAGTGCTCGCAAAAACCCGGCGCCTGGCCCAGCGTGATGCTGCTGCTGCCGCCGCCGCTGCGCACCCGCGGCGTGCAGCCGGTGGGCCGGCTCGACCAGGACACCACCGGCGCGCTGCTGCTCACCGACGACGGCAGCCTGATCCACCGCCTCACCTCGCCCAAGCACCATGTGCCCAAGGTCTACGAGGTGCACACCGCGCGCCCGGTCGACGAGGCCCAGGTCAAGCGCCTGCGCGAGGGCGTGGTGCTGCTCGACGACCCGGTGGCCGTGCACGCCGAGGGCTGCGAGATCATCGGCCCGCAGCACCTGCGCCTGACCCTGGTGCAGGGCAAGTACCACCAGGTCAAGCGCATGGTGGCGGCGGTGGGCAACCACTGCGAGGCGCTGCACCGCAGCGGCTTTGGCGCCATCGCCGTGCCCGAGCCGCCGGCCGAGGCCGATCCGGCGCCGGGGCGCTGGCGCTTCGTCAGCGCGGCCGAGCGCGCCGCGCTGCTGGCCGCCGGCAAGGGTGGCGGCAAGCCGGCGCCGGCCGCCGGATAA
- a CDS encoding bifunctional riboflavin kinase/FAD synthetase — protein sequence MKVFRGFHHPRRAAACALTIGNFDGVHRGHQAMLALLISEARHRGLASCVMSFEPHPRDFFAARLGKPELAPARIATLRDKLQELERCGIDQAVVLRFDEALAGLAPEDFVQRVLVQGLGARYVLVGDDFRFGARRAGDYALLDALGEQQGFDVARMMSYEVHGLRVSSSAVREALAAGDMARAAALLGRPYAISGHVVHGRKLGRELGFRTLNLRFAHAKPAAQGIFVVQVRGLAGQPLPGVASLGVRPTVEDAGRVLLETHCLDWPGSLGSEAAYGRSITVELMHKLHDERKYPSLDALRAGIAQDTADARAWFSAHPPRGV from the coding sequence ATGAAGGTCTTTCGCGGCTTCCACCACCCGCGTCGCGCCGCGGCCTGCGCGCTGACCATCGGCAACTTCGACGGCGTGCACCGCGGCCACCAGGCCATGCTGGCGCTGCTGATCAGCGAGGCCCGCCACCGCGGCCTGGCCAGCTGCGTGATGAGCTTCGAGCCGCACCCGCGCGACTTCTTTGCCGCGCGCCTGGGCAAGCCCGAGCTGGCACCGGCACGCATCGCCACGCTGCGCGACAAGCTGCAGGAGCTCGAGCGCTGCGGCATCGACCAGGCCGTGGTGCTGCGCTTCGACGAGGCCCTGGCCGGCCTGGCCCCCGAAGACTTCGTGCAGCGCGTGCTGGTGCAGGGCCTGGGCGCGCGCTATGTGCTGGTGGGCGACGACTTCCGCTTCGGGGCGCGCCGGGCCGGCGACTATGCGCTGCTCGACGCCCTGGGCGAGCAGCAAGGCTTCGACGTGGCCCGCATGATGAGCTACGAGGTGCACGGCCTGCGCGTCTCAAGCTCGGCCGTGCGCGAGGCGCTGGCCGCCGGCGACATGGCCCGCGCCGCCGCGCTGCTGGGCCGGCCCTACGCCATCAGCGGCCATGTGGTGCATGGCCGCAAGCTGGGCCGCGAACTGGGCTTTCGCACGCTGAACCTGCGCTTTGCGCATGCCAAGCCGGCGGCGCAGGGCATCTTCGTGGTGCAGGTGCGTGGCCTGGCCGGGCAGCCGCTGCCGGGCGTGGCCAGCCTGGGCGTGCGGCCCACGGTGGAAGACGCCGGCCGCGTGCTGCTGGAAACCCATTGCCTCGACTGGCCCGGCAGCCTGGGCAGCGAAGCCGCCTACGGCCGCAGCATCACGGTCGAGCTGATGCACAAGCTGCACGACGAGCGCAAGTACCCGTCGCTGGACGCCCTGCGCGCCGGCATTGCGCAAGACACCGCCGACGCGCGCGCCTGGTTCAGCGCACACCCGCCGCGCGGGGTCTAG
- a CDS encoding TolC family protein codes for MNRSQPSPPATGRTSTQRPAWPRAGLLWLALGAATPGAWAAAGDGTASASASAAATTAASAGTSAAAQAAPPVESLGAMVARVLAQDPAVRVQGHLLQASDERRQQAGSRMWPTIGLSSSRGSANVSEESLFGSATPFERRTDRTEATVRWNLYNYGNDGAELRGAARDLAAATEELRRAREETAERIAEVYADLLRVQQIVPRSAQRLAAVRRLVQQVGRQNEAGKVSDADLQQAQASLLDAEVVHEQWLADLSSARERLAAVTGSEMREAVPVQLPAAAATVEPGNGQVNAARERAQAARERVRPVISLAAPKVDVEYRHRLSDRTTPASTTTERYGWTLSARWDIPVGGESMARRNEGERRAEAAAAEAERVQRAAMTELVTLPPRMAQATQAMAQIERQIEQYNTLVRAGELQFEAGRRTLPQLVQLHDSRFAAEQRRVEQSHRLLQARLRQLSLSGGLLPALNLEN; via the coding sequence ATGAACCGATCACAGCCCAGCCCGCCGGCCACCGGCCGCACCTCCACCCAGCGGCCGGCCTGGCCGCGCGCCGGCCTGCTGTGGCTGGCCCTCGGTGCGGCCACGCCGGGCGCGTGGGCGGCCGCCGGCGATGGCACGGCCAGCGCCAGCGCCAGCGCCGCGGCCACCACGGCGGCCAGTGCCGGCACCTCGGCGGCGGCGCAGGCCGCACCGCCGGTCGAGAGCCTGGGGGCCATGGTGGCCCGCGTGCTGGCGCAAGACCCGGCCGTGCGCGTGCAGGGCCACCTGCTGCAGGCCAGCGACGAGCGCCGCCAGCAGGCCGGCTCGCGCATGTGGCCCACCATCGGGCTGAGCAGCAGCCGCGGCAGCGCCAACGTCAGCGAAGAAAGCCTGTTCGGCAGCGCCACGCCCTTCGAGCGGCGCACCGACCGCACCGAAGCCACGGTGCGCTGGAACCTCTACAACTACGGCAACGATGGCGCCGAGCTGCGTGGTGCCGCGCGCGACCTGGCCGCCGCCACCGAAGAGCTGCGCCGCGCCCGCGAAGAAACCGCCGAGCGCATTGCCGAGGTGTATGCCGACCTGCTGCGCGTGCAGCAGATCGTGCCGCGCTCGGCCCAGCGCCTGGCCGCGGTGCGGCGCCTGGTGCAGCAGGTGGGGCGGCAGAACGAGGCCGGCAAGGTGTCGGATGCCGACCTGCAGCAGGCCCAGGCCTCGCTGCTGGACGCCGAGGTGGTGCACGAGCAGTGGCTGGCCGACCTGAGCAGCGCGCGCGAACGCCTGGCCGCGGTGACCGGCAGCGAGATGCGCGAGGCCGTGCCGGTGCAGCTGCCGGCCGCCGCCGCCACCGTGGAGCCCGGCAACGGCCAGGTCAACGCGGCGCGTGAGCGCGCCCAGGCCGCGCGTGAACGGGTGCGGCCGGTGATCTCGCTGGCCGCGCCGAAGGTGGATGTGGAATACCGCCACCGCCTCAGCGACCGCACCACGCCGGCCAGCACCACCACCGAGCGTTACGGCTGGACCCTCAGCGCACGCTGGGACATCCCCGTCGGCGGCGAGAGCATGGCCCGCCGCAACGAGGGCGAGCGCCGCGCCGAGGCCGCCGCCGCCGAGGCCGAGCGGGTGCAGCGCGCCGCGATGACCGAGCTGGTCACGCTGCCGCCGCGCATGGCGCAGGCCACCCAGGCCATGGCCCAGATCGAGCGCCAGATCGAGCAGTACAACACCCTGGTGCGCGCCGGCGAGCTGCAGTTCGAGGCCGGCCGCCGCACCCTGCCGCAGCTGGTGCAGCTGCACGACAGCCGCTTTGCCGCCGAGCAGCGCCGGGTGGAGCAATCGCACCGGCTGTTGCAGGCGCGGCTGCGCCAGCTGTCGCTCAGCGGCGGCCTGCTGCCGGCGCTGAACCTCGAGAACTGA
- a CDS encoding HlyD family type I secretion periplasmic adaptor subunit, with the protein MSGQAVALRPLASPHPDPDQGPRRMALGVVALVLAFLVVLITWGALAELDVAAQARGVVVPPSRLQEVQSLEGGIVKELLVAPGERVKKGQVLARLDTAQTTADVDESRQQRQAALAARARSEALINGTMPRFDDELRREAPGLVEKETQLWRDAQREYQSGQAVAREAASRRRGELVEAEARIASVQASMKVAEEAFAIEERLFKEGAGARADFLAAQQRLLQVRTELDGLQQSLPRLRAGLAEARAQAAEAEARAKAQWGTQRAEYEVKVATLGAAIGGKQDRADRRELVSPMDGVVNRVLVNTLGGVAQPGKAVLEVVPDEARLQLTARVRPADIGFIRAGQKAHVKMLTYDSGTYGALDAEVERVGADAIVDDKGESYFEVQLTAARDQIKLHGKPLPITPGMPCDVGILTGQRSVLQYLFKPVLRGIQGALQER; encoded by the coding sequence ATGAGCGGCCAAGCTGTGGCATTGCGGCCGCTGGCCTCGCCGCACCCCGATCCCGACCAGGGCCCGCGCCGCATGGCGCTGGGCGTGGTGGCCCTGGTGCTGGCCTTTCTGGTGGTGCTGATCACCTGGGGCGCGCTGGCCGAGCTGGACGTGGCCGCCCAGGCGCGCGGCGTGGTCGTGCCGCCCAGCCGCCTGCAGGAGGTGCAGAGCCTGGAAGGCGGCATCGTCAAGGAGCTGCTGGTGGCGCCGGGCGAGCGGGTGAAGAAGGGCCAGGTGCTGGCCCGGCTGGACACCGCCCAGACCACCGCCGATGTGGACGAAAGCCGCCAGCAGCGCCAGGCCGCGCTGGCCGCGCGGGCGCGCTCCGAGGCGCTGATCAACGGCACCATGCCGCGCTTCGACGACGAGCTGCGCCGTGAGGCGCCCGGCCTGGTCGAGAAGGAAACCCAGCTCTGGCGCGACGCCCAGCGCGAGTACCAGTCGGGCCAGGCCGTGGCGCGCGAGGCCGCCTCGCGGCGGCGCGGCGAGCTGGTCGAGGCCGAGGCGCGCATCGCCTCGGTGCAGGCCTCGATGAAGGTGGCCGAGGAGGCCTTCGCGATCGAGGAGCGGCTGTTCAAGGAAGGCGCCGGCGCACGCGCCGACTTTCTGGCGGCCCAGCAGCGCCTGCTGCAGGTGCGCACCGAGCTCGACGGCCTGCAGCAGTCGCTGCCGCGCCTGCGCGCCGGCCTGGCCGAGGCCCGCGCGCAGGCCGCCGAGGCCGAGGCGCGCGCCAAGGCCCAGTGGGGCACGCAGCGCGCCGAGTACGAGGTGAAGGTGGCCACGCTGGGCGCGGCCATCGGCGGCAAGCAAGACCGTGCCGACCGCCGCGAGCTGGTCTCGCCGATGGATGGCGTGGTCAATCGCGTGCTGGTCAACACCCTGGGCGGCGTGGCCCAGCCCGGCAAGGCGGTGCTGGAGGTGGTGCCCGACGAGGCCCGCCTGCAGCTCACCGCGCGCGTGCGGCCGGCCGACATCGGTTTCATCCGCGCCGGCCAGAAGGCCCACGTGAAGATGCTCACCTACGACTCGGGCACCTACGGCGCGCTGGATGCCGAGGTCGAGCGCGTGGGCGCCGACGCCATCGTCGACGACAAGGGCGAGTCCTATTTCGAGGTGCAGCTCACCGCTGCACGCGATCAGATCAAGCTGCACGGCAAGCCCTTGCCCATCACGCCGGGCATGCCCTGCGATGTGGGCATCCTCACGGGCCAGCGCAGCGTGCTGCAGTACCTGTTCAAGCCGGTGCTGCGGGGCATTCAGGGAGCTTTGCAGGAACGATGA